Sequence from the Equus quagga isolate Etosha38 chromosome 15, UCLA_HA_Equagga_1.0, whole genome shotgun sequence genome:
agaatttaaaaaatggtatttcCACAGGAAAGTAAGAAGCTGAGGAAACTGGAACAATTCCTCCCAAACCTGGCCAATGATCCTTGTTGAGGATGCTGATTTGCCCTATGTTTTATGCCGGACTGTGCAAAATAAACAGTGTGCACAATGAGCACTAATTGCTTCATTTATCCTTCCATTTACCCAGGGGAACATCAGAGCTTATTCAGGCCCAGAATGGAAAATTACATGTTGGAGAGAAAAGAGCCACACTGAAGGGATGACAATGCAATTCAGGTTCTGTTcgttcacatattttatttatccagtgaagaaaggaaaaaaaaagacagaacttGAAGGTGGCACAAATGCTGAGAGAAGACCAAGGTCACGTGTCCCATTTTCCTCAGTCTAATttaaatctacagattaaatAAAAGTGCAAAGGGGTGAGATGAACATTTTGCTGGAGAATAAAATGTctcatttgagaaagaaaatcctttttAAGGTTAATCTCCGCTCAGGGTTTCTTACTTGAGGATGGCTTGCTtttgtctttataaaaatatgacaGCATTGTATAATCTGCTGGGGTTGGATATTTAAGAGTAGGTAGCGAGGAGGCTGCTGACTTGGCAAACTTCTGGGAGTCCAGGTCTGAGAGAATTCCACCGCGGTGAGAGCCACAAGGACATTGCAAACATCCTTGATGGCAGAGACATGATGACATATGGCGAAAAACGAATCTCAGACATCATAGTCCAGGACCCCCATtatccagatggggaaactgaggcccaggaggttaatttccccaagatcacacagctagtcagtggtaGGAACTCAAATTTCCTGGCTTCTAATTCAGTGCTTTTAGACACTGCATAAATACCTATTCCTAGCATTAATTTCTCTCCCAAGATTCTAAAGTTGGCAATTTTAGCCTTTTGAgtaaaaaaagtggaaaaaacaaaaaagctttgcTGCCAACTCTGATAAATTTGTATCCAATCTCAGGAACTTCATGTTAAGATATAGTTAAAAGACTAATGTTTGGGTCAAAATCAGGGCATTTGCTTTTTCTATGAACACACACAACAATATCTTATACGCAGTGAGACAGGAATGGAGGGCAGCACCACACAAGAAAGATTAGAAAAACcaatattcaaaaatgaaatggaCCATCTTGGCCATTGGTCGGCTGGTCTAAACTGCAGCGCTTTCCAACAACACGGAAAATGACACAAAGTCACAATATATGAGAGGGGAGTTCCAGAGGGCTCCAGGAGGGCACACAGAAGCACCCCTTTAAGCAGCTGGGTGCATGTGCACAGGTTCACACACGGCATCCACCTTCAGCAGACCCACCTGAATTGAATGAGGGTGAGCCCACGCACTCTACTGCCCACAGCCGAGCATAGCCCTGGGGCAAGTCAACGCCACACATCCCTGTCATCCTGAAAACTGACCTGCTCTATTTCAACACTGTGTGTAAATTAGAGAGGGGAGGACTGAGGTGGGAAAACTTTCAGGTTGCTGCTATAGGCTGGACATTTTGAACCCTGGTCAACGTGACTGGAATCTTCGTTTCCCCCGGGCCCGGAGCTTTTGTAACGGGCTGGGTGTGGGCCTTGATGTCTGCTATTCGCTCTTTAAACTTCTGCTGAAGGAATTTCTCTTCTTTGGAGTAGCTTTTTGCGAACACCGACATCAGCAGGCACCCTGCCATGGACGTGCCCCCAATGCAGAAGAGAACGGCTCCTGCCAGCTTGCACATGTCAAGGGCTCCATTAAACTGGACAGCATGAGTGTCAACCACCACAAAATCGGCTTCGCCAAAGGCTTCGATTTTGGGGGGCACAAGAAAGCCCACTGCCAGAACAGTCAATCCAAGAATCACGAAGACTGTGCCAGAGATGAGTCCGACCTAGAGAAAGACACAAGGAAGCAAGACAGAATAAGCACGGTGCTTCAGTACTCCCTGAGCCCTCCAGGGCAGGACTTGTGTTATTTTTTGGGAAAAGTGAATTTTCCTGGTCACTCCAAATTTTTATGAGATGCCTACATAGTTTTCTAGTCAATAAAGAAGGTGAAAGTAGGACCTTTCTGACTTTAATGCCAACCAGAAACTGTAGCACTgtcttgatttttcctttgagcTTTCTATTTGTACAATGCTTTGCTTTTTTGACCCCCTTTTGCTTACATCATCCGGTTTTGTcttgaggaagagaaaagtagCCCTGATACCGGGGAGCTGGCCTGACTAGGCCTGGATGCTGTTAGAAGCTGGCCTGGAGCTCACCGTGACATCATGTTGTTCTCCTGTTGACACAACGGATGTCACAGAACATCAACATCAGACAAGCTCATTCTGCAGCTGTGATGAAGTGAGACAAAACAAGACCACTTCCTAATTTTACCtaagcacagacaaaaacaaggtCATTGTGGAAACCAAGAAAAACAtgcctgctccattctcctccacCCCCTGACTCTTGGCTAATATGAATGATCGCTGCTTTCTACCAATTACAGCTTTAGTCTCACTCTAGTCTGCCCCCACCGTAGTTAAGATTTATTAAGATACCCAATCACAGAACTGTCCCTGACGATCCAGAGTGAGCTCCTGCTTCCTTAGACCCTCCCTTAGTCACCCAACCAAAGCCAACGTCCTATCATACGTCCTTTCTCACACTTTCTTACTGAAATGCCCCAGGATCCCCTATGGTGTCATTCTCTCTCATTGTGATGAGTAATAAACTCAACTTGTTCAACATATAGGTATGTTCCTAATGATTTCAGCTGGAGGACATTGATAGTCTGTTAACTCGTCTATTCCCTAAGTAAGTGGGGAGGAAACCATCACTGCCAGCCTCGTGGAGGGTAGGACACTGGCAAGTTGCAGAGGCAGGGCTAGAAGCCACAGATCTGATCTCCAGGCCAGCGTTCTTTCTCCTCTAACATGTAGCTGTTTAGGCTTTCCTTGTGCAGTTGGTGAGAAGTGTTAAGAATAGCAGATGGAGATTAAACTGCATTAGCTCCAGTTCTAATAAAATGTAACACACTAAAGATGGAAAGCAACATACCATTTGGTGGTTTAAGTTCACGGGTTTGGAATTAACAGACTCAGGCTTGGATTCTAGCACTGCCAACTAGTGTTTGAATCATATAAGGAAAGTCACTTAAATGTTCTAGTTGtcaacttcctcatctataaaatgatgaatGATAAGGGTACCTTTCTCATAGACTAGTTGTGAGAACTAAACGAGATCATGCCTGAAAGCACTTAGCCCTCTGCCTAAGTAATACACTATAAtaagtagttattattattatttggaaatGTACCTCTTGTAAAATTATGCTACACTGGCGACAGCGTCACAACAATCACTCAGAACTTGGAATAAAGAACAGCTAagatagttatttatttttcaaccacatttttcatttcctcctgtTCCTGACTGCTTTTAGTTAGAAAAACAAGGTTGGGAAAATAACCAAATGCATAACACCGTCTAATCTTGaacatttaaagtatatttatttaacttatttatttattaaatttcaggGTGATACACTAATAAAGAAAGTTTGGATAATAGCAGGAAAACATATTCACAAATCCATCACCCtaacaaagggggaaaaagagaagtagtatcattgagcatctactgtgtccTAGGCATAGAGCTAGATACgttttcacttaatcctcaccagCATTTTACGAGAGGAAGGtatttttattccaatttcaCCTATAAGAAACTAAAGTTTATAGGGTCAAAGAAGCATAGTTCAAGGTCCCAGAGTTAACAGATGGTGTGGCTGGGCTCTACCCCAGGTCTGCGTGACTTCTAAGCTCTATTTCCCACTTTTATTCACCCAAAATACTTCACCAATTACTATTTTGTATATTAcctgctattatttttaaaaaattacaatagaGTTTTAGTTACCCCATAGGGGCAAATTTCCCATTATGTAATATAGTAAAGACACTGAAAAACAGAGTCAATATAATGtcttctgaaagaaataaaaactattcgATATAAGATTTAAGTACTACAGGAAAAATTGGGTTGcaaaatataacatttttggatggctttctacatttttctaaaaatggtGGCAAATCAATTCACCTCCACAAAGTAACcattatttataacttttaaaaaatgactcacATTGGAAAATTCTGAATGCACAAATGAAATTAACTTAAATATCCATGGTGACATGCTTCATATGTCACTAAATTACCTTCCTCCTCAAGAACTGGCactaattcttaaaaattgagaGCAGCAAAAACGTATCCATCTTAGTTTCTGAGGTTCTTAAGAGCAACTGAGGCCAATGTTCTCCGTCTTCTATTTCTGTCTCGTCTCACAACAGCTCTCAGTCCAGCcttgtgctcaataaatattcccGACTGACTTACTTAAACCAGCAGACTGCTGGATATGGAGCCAGGTGATTGATTCTCAGAGCAGTCTGCTCCTCAACTGAGCAGTGCTTTATGGATTAAAATCCGCTCTTGGAATATCACTCAGAAGCTAAAAGGCAAGCCATGCCTTGCAGATGGCAGAATTCCTGCTCACTCCAAGAACTGGAAAGTGGCTGGCCTCCCTGAGCCTTCTACCTTTTACTTATTATGTCAGAGTATCAGAGAGACGCCTGCTGTCTATGGAGGGGAGCACGACCTAATGAATAGCTAATCCCAGGATTCATCAACGCCAGTCTAATGAGGATCTCCAAGAGATGCACCCAGAGCACTCCACACCTGTTAGAACATGTCAGAGAGAGCCTGGGATGCTAGGTGTGAAGGAGCAATGAGGGGTTCACAAGGGAGCTGTGTCTTCACTTCCCTGAAAGTATAATGGAGGTGAGGAGGGATGTTGGGAGACATCAGCTTAATCCTGGTACCATGTTGGAGTACTGGAAGGAACAAAAATTGGGAGAGTGATGCCATATAGTATTATAAAAATTGTCTCTGGACACAGCTGTAAGTTGAAGTGGTCCTAGGTTTAAGAGAAAGGGGGCTGtattagagttttaaaaagtgCAACACAGAGGTCTTCTAAGGGTCTAAGAGAGCAAAACAGATCTGTTTGGGGccatgcagaagaactggaatgcTCCTGGGCAAGGGGCTCCCCCAGGCATCCCAGAGTGGCCTGAGGC
This genomic interval carries:
- the NRSN1 gene encoding neurensin-1, translating into MSSCSNICGSKQAQAATEGGYQRYGVRSYLHQFYEDCTTSIWEYEDDFQIQRSPNRWSSVFWKVGLISGTVFVILGLTVLAVGFLVPPKIEAFGEADFVVVDTHAVQFNGALDMCKLAGAVLFCIGGTSMAGCLLMSVFAKSYSKEEKFLQQKFKERIADIKAHTQPVTKAPGPGETKIPVTLTRVQNVQPIAAT